TGCACCTGGTCGAACCGATACGACAGTTCATCGCCGACCACGCGGAGTGGCTCACTGCCTTCCAACTTCCGAGCTGGTCACCAGACTTGAACCCCAGGAGGGCATCTGGTCGCTGGTCAAACGCGACATCGGCAACCTCGCCGCAGCCGACCTCGGCCAGATCACCCGCGCTGTCAAGCGCAGGCTCAAGCAGATCCAGTACCGCCCGGACCTGGTCGACGGATGCCTCGCCGGCACCGGCCTGATCCTCGACGGCTGACCGACATCACGAATTCAAGTTCCTTACGTTGTTACTGGGTTGATCAGTAGCGAACTGGTGGCAGCGGTGCGCAACCCGCACACCGACGTGCTCGGGCATTGCACCGGCCGGCTCATCACCGGCCGGGGCCGTCCGCAGTCCCGGTTCGACGCCTAGGCCGTCTTCGCCGCCTGCGCCGAGGCCGGAACCGCGGTGGAGATCAACTGCCGGCCCGAGCGGCGCGACCCGCCCGACGACCTGCTGCACCAGACGGCGGAGGCGGGCTGCCTGTTCGCCGCGGACACCGATGCCCACGCGCCGGACCAGCTGCACTGGCAGCTGTCCGGCTCTGCGCGCGCGGCACGGCTCGGTCTCGGGCCGGACCGGCTGGTGACCACCTGGCCCGTCGACCGGTGCTCAACTGGACCCCCGCTGAGGGAACCCGGCATGGACTCGCCCTCCCGTCGCTTCGGCTGCTCGCCCGGACGGTCCACGAACCACCGTGGCTCTCCAATGGCGGCACCGAGGACTGCGCCGTCGGCAGGTTCCCGGGTGTTCCGGCGAGCCCGGTGACGCGGCCCGCTGACGAACACCGCGCTCGTCGGCCGCGGGCGGACCTTCACAACTTCGATACAAGGACCGCCGGTTGCTCGCCGGCCGGCCGCCTCCCTGGAACCATCGACAGGGGCATCGGGGAGGTGCCGGGGGACGCGATCGAGGGGGTTTGCGATGAACGCGCACATCGAGGACGCCACGCCGCCCAGCAGGTTCCGCCTGGCCGCCGGACCGGGTCTCCGGGTGCTGGCCCAGGGCCTGTTCCTGCTGGCCGGTCTGGCCGTCACCGTCCTCGGCTTCGGCCGGTTCGTCGACGTCAACGACGAGATGGGCGCCTACCGCCGAGCCCCGGCGTGCGGCACGGCGGCGGCCGCGCCCGGCACGGACTGCGTGCGGCACGAGACCGGCACGGTGACGGCCGGGGACACCGACAGCGGCGGCGAGGGCACCACCTACACGCTGACCGTGGCACGCGAGACGGCCCCCACACACGGGTACACGGTCGACTCGGGCTTCTACTACGCCGCGGAGGTCGGCACGGAGGTCGACCTGACGGTCTTCCGGGGGCGGGTGGCCGAGCTCTCCCAGGGCGGGCACCACGCCCAGAACCCGGGCACGCCCTGGCTGGCCTCGGCGGAGGTGGCGTTCCTGGTCGGCCTGGGATCGGCCTTCACCGTCCAGGGCCTGGCCTGGTCACGTCCGGGTCCGCGCGGGGCTCGCAGCACCGTCGCCGCCCTCGCCGTCGTCCCTCCCGCGTTCCTCGGCTCCCTCGTCCTCATCTCGTCGCAGCTGCCCCTCGCCGTCACCCTGGCCGGCCCCGTCCTCGGCTGGCTGGTCCTGACCGCCGTCGCCACGGCAGCCACCCGGGACGCCTGACACCTCCGTTCCGGACGGCGGCGGCGACCCGGGCACCGCACAGACGGACGGCCGCCCGGCTACTCCACCCGGATGCGGCGGCCCGTCACCGTCGCCGGGAGGACCCGGATCCACACCTCCCGGCGGCCGCCCGCCCAGGGCGCGCCCACCGCGGCCTCCTCCAGCCGCTGTCGGGCGGCCGGGCCGTCCACCGGCTCGGCGGTGCCGCTGATCAGGACGCTCCAGCCCGCGCTGCGGTGCCCGTCCACGTGGTCCACCTCGAAGGCCACCTCGCTCCCGGACGGGACGGCGGCCGGTCCGCCGGCCGAGGTGCGGTAGGCGATCGCCGTGCCGTCCCCGGATCCCCGGTCTCTGAACCAGTCCGCTCCACCGCCGGCCGGCCCCGACGGTGCAGCGCCGCGCGGCGCTACCGCCAGACGATCCTTCCGCGGATCTGAACGCTCCCCTCCGAGTCTGCGGGGATGTCGGCGCCGATGATGCCAGCGCTCGTCTCCTCGGCCTTCATCTCGGGCCAGCGGCAGCTGATTCGGTTCTCGTCCACCGTGCAGGGCCCTGACGCGGTGAGCGCCCTCACGGCGGAGGAGGGGCTGATCGCGTGGGTCAGCACCACATCATGGATGGCGTGACCGGAGCGGTTGCTCACCGTCCAACCCCAGCTGACGTGGCTGCCGTCCTCACTCATCTGCGCCGCGTCATAGACGAACGCCACCTCGCCCGCGCTGCTCTCAGCGGCGTGCGCCAAGGGCGCGGGGGCGAGAAGGGTCGCAGCTACCGCAACCGCGGCGACGATGGGGCGCAGGCGGGAAGTTTCGATCTTCATGCCCTTCTCAACGCCGCCGGGACGGTCTGGTCACTCCGCCGACCATGACGGTCGTACGCCGAAGGGCCGACCTGCGCGGTCGAGCCCTGGCGCAAATGGAGAACATCTCGTACAGCGATGTGTACGAGATGTCGGGCGCCACCGTTCGGTGGCGCCCACCGACGCCCGGCTGGTCCATCTGCTGCGGCGATGGGGTCCGCAGGCCGTGGAGGCGCTGCCCGAACCGTGCGCCGTCCTGCCCCGGTTCCAGTACGCCGCCACCGCGATCACCGCCGTCGCCGCCGCCGGCATTGGGCCGGAGCAGCGCGAGCAGGCCGCCACCGCCCTGCGGGCCGGCGCCGGGAAGCTGTTCGTGGCGCAGGCGCTGCACGAGCTGACCGGCGAGATGGGGCCGCTGTTCGCCGCCGCCGAGGCGGCGCTCGCCACCGTGTGGGCGGCGCCATCGAGGGCGCCCGCGCCGTGGCCGACCTCGGCCCGGCGGCCGCCCGTCTCATCCCGGCCCTGCGGACGGGCGCTCGGCCGCACCATCGACCGCGACACCACACCGGTGGCGGACACCGACCTCGCCCTGGCGCTCGCCCTGTGGCGGATCGCCGGGGAAACGGCCGAGGTCGTCCCGGTGCTGGCCTCGGTGCTCGACAGCAGTGAGGGCCGACCGTGGTCCCACTGGACGGCCGCCCGCGCCGCCCGCGAC
The window above is part of the Kitasatospora sp. HUAS MG31 genome. Proteins encoded here:
- a CDS encoding pyridoxamine 5'-phosphate oxidase family protein, translated to MPLARDEGRGDERWHHRRRHPRRLGGERSDPRKDRLAVAPRGAAPSGPAGGGADWFRDRGSGDGTAIAYRTSAGGPAAVPSGSEVAFEVDHVDGHRSAGWSVLISGTAEPVDGPAARQRLEEAAVGAPWAGGRREVWIRVLPATVTGRRIRVE